Below is a genomic region from Nilaparvata lugens isolate BPH chromosome 3, ASM1435652v1, whole genome shotgun sequence.
CCATTCAACCCAGGCTGACAGTTctaagtgaatttcactaatCGACAGTGGTTAGTTTTCGACTTTGGGCGAAGCGTTTTCAAGTTGCAATGGTAGTGATGGTGTCGACAGTTGTGACGTCAGCCAGTTGGTTGTCAGTGGCGCTGGTCGCTGAGGGGGAGGAGTTCTCCTCGGCCAGAAGTATGTCGGGCACGGTGGCCCCCCCAGACTCGGACGAGTCCTCGGTCCACTCGCTGGAGCCGCCTGCGCTGTCCGTCGTGGTTGTCATCTCGACCTCAGGCAGCTCCTCCTGGAAGAGCACGCGGTCGATGAAGAACATCGTGCCCAGGTTGTAGACGAACACCTCGCTCTCAACTATGTTCGCTTCTTCCACGGTCACATTGTCTGTAAAAccacaaaaaatcatgaaatatgtGGATTCCTGAATCTAATAAGGCAAAATATCAATGACAATAAAGGTTATTAACTCTCTATATAAAATCGTGCTTTGACTGTGTAAACAGTATTGAGCTAGATTCCTAAACATCAGTGACAGTAAGCCTGCCCGGTTCAGTGAGAGTTAACCCTATCAGttttaatgggactattcataatAGTTCAACCGGACTGAGTAGGAATTGTCCAATCGAAACTCATGTGAAGTATATTCGCACTGTGCCGGTCACTTTCACCGTCACTGATAATGTGGGAATCCAGCTGTATAGCTGTGGGTCCAATCATCTCACATCACTAGTTTTTTACCCTAGTTGGATCCAATAATAAGACAGGTAGCAGGGCTAAATACAATCCCACCGTTTTTTATCAAGAAAAAGTAGTATTTCTTACCAATTCAAGTGAGGTGATTGTAATAAagtcatctataatataataaaggaaagaaatcgcatcatcatgtctgaactactgtactgattaacttgaaattttgcatttagatttttaattgaccgaagtttatggttataggcctatttacatTTTTCAGGATTTCATGACATCAAGTTCTCAATTTATGTTTCCAGATTGTTATACTTTCCTTATTTTGTCTGAGAGTGGTCTTGgataaaatagtgtattcaaCGAACTGCTTTTCTTTcgcatcaaaattttggtccgccatcttgaaataaacttcatttttttcaatcggAAGGTCATAAATATGATACACGATTTCGATACACAATTTCAAGAGAATGAATGACGAAAATCACACATCTATATCTCAAACCGCttgaaagttattcacattcaaagatactaataaatcatctatctatcatctataatattttatctctaattgaacgagcgttagcgagctCTCCCTTTCGACTTACTGAATGCctaagtcgttgtccgtctgtttgtatgttctacaataacttatgaaagaattgatcaatcagcttcaaatttcgaACTCtttattcttcgaacctttttacaggtcaagtttgttggacaacaaaattgattcaCTCCTTTTATTAATCAAAAACAACTTAGGGATTAGCATTCCCAAATTACACCATGAATCCATATCAACTATGAGGACCAAATTCTGTTTAACATATTTATGCTCTGTTATGGTAGtgtgatattttgtttgatTCAACTTTATAATTTGTGCATATACTGAAACTGACCAGGTGCCTAATTGACcagaatatttaaataattgaattaggattaaatttaaataaaatttgtcaaatgcataatgttcatgaaatgtttaaaagcgtataattaataaaaaattgaaacaaaatactGGGCTTGGATCGAGCACCGATAATTTGTATTAATTCGCCAAGCgaaatcattttcaataagCATTGGGCGTTTAATTCATTACTACAATCATAGACATGATGGTAATGGATCATCGCGATAGTGCAACCAAGTATGAACTTCTTCTCAACTACCATCACATATTTATTTGCAACAATAATTACCTTTAATTCGGCGAATGTGCAGGGTTTTGTTGGACAATGACATGAAAGTGGCATTGTCAGCTAGATCTCTGTCGTATAGGCGTCCCTTGACAAAGTGTCCCAGCAGGACATGCAATCCCTGGCCATTCGACAGGAAGTTGTCGGGAGCATGCTTCAGGCCAATGCTGTTGAAAGCTTCGTCGGTTGGCACAAAGAACGTGTAGCCTGCAAACGGATGATCATCGAATTATTTATACTATCATAAAATCcgaattttttaaaatcaaattaACACCAACGAACCTGTTCAAGGATTTTTCAGATTTGTAATAGTGAGCCTATGgattgaaaatgagaaactaGTACAAAAAACTAATTTACTCCAAAACTAACCAATTTACAGTGATTGTATACCAACTTGAAATTGGTTTATGCAATACATATTATTGCATATTcgttttttcatatatttcatattcttgAAGGACGGCAGAACGCTTTCACACACAGATATAAACTAAGCAATCTCAGCCAACCTTGTGTGGGACTTCCTGAATTGAGAGCCCATCCTGCCATGTAGTAGGCgttctaataatattacattattatttagtATCAATGAAAGCTTTTGTTCGACATTGTCGTATTGCAAATAATATTCTACGGTATACCTATGGTATGCACCGATAAAAAGCCTATAATGATAGTAACAAAGCCTTTAAAATAACTTTTAagtatatatagaatattattgaaataagtgCAATCCATATCATAATCTACGAATCTACTTTAATAAGAATGATTACCTTGGATATAGACTGCATCACTAATCAACTTACAATTTGCACAAAACATTTAATGTACCGATCTGCCAAGATTCTGATGAAcattttcaactttcaaaattattctcagtgtcatttttagaaattataaaataggtaattacttttttaatattttttcaatcgaCAATAATTTTTGTAGATCTCAAGTGAAATTGATACGATAACAGTTTTAATTTTCAGtcactcaataataattatgattaaagCCTAGTTACTCTTTCCTAAGAGTCACGGAgaatggagggagcatgttaAAAGAATCTCAGCTTAGAGAATACCATTAAAAGTCTTtattatcagccagtaggcaaaagagatgttggcagatCACGGAAGTGATGGAAATAAGTCGGAGTTAAGAAAAGATAAATCAGAAAAAGACTTTCAGAGTCGGAACAGGTtatagcctaatccttgtttgtaagaaaaagaagagattaAAGCCTACCAATCCTAGAATAGGAAGTCATGATAACTTGGAAAAACTCGACTCAATGCCATCAAATCTATTAATGTTTTTCGCAGATCGTTGCGGAACACGGGGTACATGCAAACAtactaattattgaatatttttcatactgTAATACAGTCTACCCTCAATAAACTGACATAAGGCTAAAAAATGTAGAATATCCAACGATATAGATTGAGCAAACCCATTTTAAGATGTTTAATTGAAGTATTTTGAAAGAGctacttgaaatattaatactagatagtacccttttttattttattttagacgCGACTAGTTTTAATGAATGGTGAGAATAGTCCAAAACTAGTCGCGTCTGAAATAACATAGACAAACGGTACtagtaattctttgtaattactatttgaaaatatttagaaatgtttattttgaatagCCATAAATAGGTTTGAAGGAGCTTTTCAAATGGTTCTTTCAAcccattacaatataatactgAAAGACGAGAATAGTCTGAAACTAGTCACGTCCGAAATAACACGAAAAAAGAGTATTAGCAGTTCTTTGTAATTACtagcttattttgaataataattgtaatgttTGAACGAACCAGCTCCCGAGATGTGCGGCGCCAGATCGGCCATGTTGAGGAATCGTGTGACGTGCGTGAACTGCGGGTTGCGTTCGAGTGCAAGGAAGGCGTGCGACAGGAACTGGGCGCCAAACCAGGGGAAGGCCAGCAGTGGCGGCGTCTCCTTGTCCTTGTGCTGTTGGTGCAACTGCTGGACCACTGACTCGTTCACGAACAGCACTTCCGAGATGAAGATGATGTTGCCTCGCGTCACCGGAGTGTCGCCCTTTATCACTTCCACGCCGTTGATTAGCAGGTTGGCTGAGCAACACCACAAAAATACCAGTATTAGTCAGACCAGTATATAGACCAGTAATACGACCAGTATATAGTTTACATATTTGAACAGTGTAgcacttcaagttttcagtcaaaagttgaattttcaaatcaagAGTTTTCAGTGAACAATATTAGCGCAATAATTGTTGACATCTGCTATgctgattgatttattgatataatagttACATCatagaaatgatagggagaaaaataataaggtacggtaacctagtgctattcctctcccaaatttagatatgcttacacatagtccgaaataggttaagtcttgtagctgaGAAGAAATTATGTcaaatagctgataccggtgttGGTGCATTTAGTTTACAGATTCATACAATATGGTGtgttgaaacaaaataaaagctatcaagtaccctttattcTAACACTATAGCTAGAAGTGTTGTGATGAAATAAAGGGTATAAATCACAACACTTGTGTTGCGATAAAATGAAGGGTGAacttaataaattttattgtgtttcaataatCTCAGTAGCcctaaaagtaaaagtaaacGTCCAATATGGAGTATtctatgaaattttatttttattgaaagttgatgaaaaattatatcAGTCAGTGTTATCAGTGCTAGGCCGAGTACAAGTGATTTTGGATAGTTCATACCTCAAATTGCTTCAATTTCGCCAGTCTCAATGCTACTATGGTTCGAATCAATTCCTTTTTTGTGCAGGCATACTTATTGACTCACGAAACATTCATTTCAGCTATCAATACACTATTTAACCACTAATTCATGCTTTGTAAAAACAGTAataacatatatattatttattcttggtTTTTGTTATAATATTGAGATTAGTAGTTCTTTCAatatattgaattttgaaactAATAATGTAGTTAAAAATCCATTCTTCACAAATCTATTAATTTTCtactaattttttacaataatgaaGTTACCATAGTAAAATAAATTCGAATTCACTTTGGGCCGCATTCATAAACAAATTTAGAATACGGTATTGCTTTTAGCGAAGAAGAATTATGAGCCAATCAGAACGATTCTAgtagatattatatatatataatcctAAATTCTGATTGGTATCTAATCAACAAACTTAGCGTAGTCAGTCCTTAGAAATTGTTTATAAAAACGGCATTctagttgaaaaaaaaacaaaaacatttacACTAGTTACTAAATTTGTTATTCTGCATcttcataattaaaaaatactgtTACTGTACTTAAAAATGaactataaataattcaatttggtGAAAAACAGTAAGCAACTCACTTTTCTTGGTGAATTTGATTTCTTTTCCTCCCAGTGTCTTGAATGTCTGGCCGTCCTTGACTTGTTCCTGCCTGACGTTGGCGTTGACAAAGTGGTTGATGAGCACATTCTCGGTGAACTCGGGCACTGAGAATGGGTAGAAGCCCCAGTCTATCGGGTGCCATCTCTGGAAAGCGCGGTCGGTCGGCACGAACACTGTATACGtttcatctaaataccagattttcaaattaatatatttaatgCGATTTAGACACATACCTTACAgataattttatgaaataataaccTAATTGATTTAGACACAGTTATGACAAGTTATACCATACAGAAAATTTAATGAGATAATAGCCTAATTGATCTAGGCACACCTCAAGTTACACTGTACAGACAAGATAACGAGATCATTTTGATAAATTGAGAGAATAGGCTACTTACTAAGTAGGCATTTTTCTAGCATTTTTTGTGAATGTCtcaaaaaaatgttactgaaaaaGCGTGTGTTAGAAAGATTTTGCAAATAATACTTTTAAACCACGCACAAACTGAAAGGTTTTTTGTAAATACCATGAGGGGGGGTCATGAATTGTTTTGCTTTCTCTTAAAGTGAGAAAATTGGAATTGAATGCGGAACGAAACCAGTCTCCCACCTAGTTGGTTCATGACTGTAGGCCTGTAGCGGAGGTAGTGTGGTATAGGTCGCGGAAAGGGAATATACAAAAGTTGGACGCGAGACAAAAAAGGTTGAGATCCACTAGACTACGGTACTGTTTTATAACTTAATCAATCATGAGATAAAATTGATACAAGTTTTTAAAGTCAATAAcatcaaaacaataaacaaaattgGGGTGcgtaaaatttgaataataacagTAGTTCAACAAATCTGTTGGTTTATGTTATTGTAgcatattttttaaagtaaGTTACCGTATATCAAGTTTGGCTTGAAAAAAATTACTGGAATATTCAAAGATGATTTATTAGACAGTATTCTGATCTTCTTCAGTATCCCAAAATGACAGGCCATATTGAAACCTTTTTTCCCCTATGTGCGAGATAACGAGCTAAGTTTACATAGTAGAAGAATGATGTGTTATGGATTGATGTAATAGCTTACTCCTTCTGCATAATCTCACACGTGCTTCAAGTGTACCTGTCATAGCTGCCAACTCAAATCCTAAAgcaagtaagtacaaattaaTACATCCATCATAATCCTTAAGTTAATCTTAATACTATTTTCCCATTTTTctctattcatttttcattgtcTTTCAATACTTCACAAAAATGGAATTTCCAATGTACGCTCCTCAACCAAGAAAATTATAATCTATGAGAAATATcatttgattaatattttatgaaatattcaataattgtatGTTGTAGCATTTTCAGTTGGCTCACCTTGTTTCAACAGCTTTGTGATGTTTGACCTGGCCAGCAGATGTTGGAATACTCTGACACCGTTCTGTAGGAATGATAACACTTCTGTCATATCTTGTAAAAAGCTGTGATCTTCAATTAGGTCCTCGGGAAATAGGTAGTTGTCCAAAATTATCAATCTTCCATTTGTAACATCCACTTTCAAGTTCACAACTTTTGCTCCATTTGCTATTAGATTGCCTGCAATGAAAAcaagtaattttatatttttgtaaaattgaaaagaaaaatggaaCAAATTTATTGACTGaagataataatatagtatattagCTATTCTCCTATTATACCGGAAAACTATTACATGAAAGAGAAATCATCTCTTTTCTAGATGACCGCTACCAGTTTTAATTAATGATCACATTAATCACAAGTTCCAGATCgtattgtatttctatttatagacctgtattttctattctaccgggtgattcaaaaaaaaacttcacaactttgaaaattcatataaatcttattaaacaaggtacagagcaGGTTTTGGGGTTGCTTTGAAGGAAAACATTCCAGTTTTTACTCGCGTAGTCTGCTAGTGCCTGGTCGCGCCGCTCAAGTGCTAGCGGCAGTTACATCAAAGATGGCTGCCTTCACTGGACCCGAGCGTGCTAGCTGTGTGTAATGAAttatgtgttttgaattgtaaattgaagaattttgaagttaTACATAACCTAACTgtatttggactgttgtataaattagaattggaaccgttttgggcgatttagcctgtggtacttttctgtaagttgtgtaattctgaatgattgaataaataaataaataaatatttttgatacCACAGATCGATGAGGATGACCGAGAACGAAATGTTTTCTATATGCAAGATGGCACACAATCTGACTGACGTCCGGGATTTTCTTAATGACCGCTTtccaaatcagtggattggccgtaatgcgccaattgcatggccccCTCGTTCCCCACACCTAACACCGCtggattttttcttgtggggtttcatGAAAGATATGGTGTGCATACTCCTTTGCCAGCCACTCTACCTGAACTTAGAGCACGAATTTGCGCTGCGTAGTGCGAGTCTGGGAAGAAATCGACTATCGATGGGATGTAAGCAGGATAACTAACGGAAGTCACATATAAAACATCTTTATTTCAAGGTAAAAAACGAAGTGTTTTCCTTttaaacaacaccaaaaccagctctgtaccttgttcaataagatttatatgatttttcaaagtcttaaagtcctttttgaatcactcggtataattaatatattgaaCATATTTTGTTTACTcgattgaatagaataatacaaTCCGTCATATAAGAGTTTTCTGTgaatgttaatttattaattgataaaaatcaatatttggATGATTAATGGTGTTCGCATGTAAATTATAATGTTAACCCGGT
It encodes:
- the LOC111051423 gene encoding transforming growth factor-beta-induced protein ig-h3, with amino-acid sequence MLVIAFCAVALLQSDSVRAAIAQLPNTTGIDGELTARHAVDHFFSLWIVFNNDDVTMSEKPFTILAPQNNASIQIPMERLTTHPESVKKLLLDHVVLGQRMDLAIGADLSFTTLGGRTVTVRAKQGNLIANGAKVVNLKVDVTNGRLIILDNYLFPEDLIEDHSFLQDMTEVLSFLQNGVRVFQHLLARSNITKLLKQDETYTVFVPTDRAFQRWHPIDWGFYPFSVPEFTENVLINHFVNANVRQEQVKDGQTFKTLGGKEIKFTKKTNLLINGVEVIKGDTPVTRGNIIFISEVLFVNESVVQQLHQQHKDKETPPLLAFPWFGAQFLSHAFLALERNPQFTHVTRFLNMADLAPHISGAGYTFFVPTDEAFNSIGLKHAPDNFLSNGQGLHVLLGHFVKGRLYDRDLADNATFMSLSNKTLHIRRIKDNVTVEEANIVESEVFVYNLGTMFFIDRVLFQEELPEVEMTTTTDSAGGSSEWTEDSSESGGATVPDILLAEENSSPSATSATDNQLADVTTVDTITTIAT